The Chryseobacterium geocarposphaerae genomic sequence TTCATAAGCGGACAAAATGATCCGATTGGTGATTTTGGGAAAGGAGTGATGCGTACCGTTAACAATTTAAAGATTGACGGCTTTCAGAATGTAGAGGTAAAACTTTATCCGGAAATGCGTCATGAGATTTTAAATGAGGAAATACGGGAAGAGGTTCTAAATGGAATTTTTCACTGGATTTTAAAACAGTAAAAACAGACATTTCCGGGTGCAATTTCCGAAAAAAAACAATCCTTTTAAGATAAAAAAAACAAAATCCCGGATATAATCATCCGGGATTTTTATGATAATTCCAGTTTCTAAAGCCTTTCGATATTGAATACAAGTACAATCATTAACTTAATTTCAATTCTCTGTCCACTCCAATCTCCTCCAAAAACACCCCATCATGCGAAATCACCACCAAAGTTCCATGATAATCCTTAATAGAATTTGTCAGAATTTCTACATTTTGGAGGTCTAAATTATTCGTCGGTTCATCAAGTATCATCATATCGGGTGCTTTATTGCTGATGGAAAGCCCACACAGTAGCAATCGCAGGCGTTCTCCGCCACTCAGAACATCACATTTTTTGCCCCAGGTTTCCTTTCCGAATAAAAATCTTGACAATAAGGTTTTCACTTCAGATTCCTGCAACGCATTATCGTTGAACTGTTGGGCAAAATCATAAACTGTCGCTTGTTGATCAATCAAAGAATATTCCTGATCAATATAAATCGTCTGAAAATCCGATCTTGAAATCTTCCCAACAGAAGGCTGTAAATCTCCCAACAACAGCTTAATCAACGTCGTTTTTCCGGAGCCGTTCGAACCTTTAATCGAAATTCTTTCACCGCTTCGGATTTCAAGACTGAGGTTTTCTTTCCAAAGATTTTGTTGGTTATATTTAAAATTAATTTCCGCCGCCGAAATCAAAATTTTCCCCGAATGCAGATTCGAATCATTAAAATTCACCTTCATCTGATCCGCATTTCTCACAGACGAACGCAAATCCCGCAAATCCCCGGAAATATCATTGATTTTCTCGGCATGAACAGATTGTAATTTCGAAGAATTTTTCTCGGCATTATTCCGCAGCGTATTCATCATGATTCTCGCCACGCCCGATTTTTCCTGCTTCCCTTTTCCTCGTGCATCAAGTTTTTGTTTTCGTTCCAGCGTTTCGCGTTCCTTCTCTTTTGCCTTTTTCAGCGCCCGTTCTTTGGAATGAATATCGTTTTGCAAGGCTTCATTCTCGATTTCTTTCTGTTCAGCATAAAAATCATAATTTCCGCCATACGTCGAAATTCCCTGATTGCTTAATTCGAAAATCGTATCAACCAAATTCAGTAAAGCACGGTCATGACTGACAATCACAACGGTTGAATTCGTTTTTTCAATAAAATCATACAACAGATTTCGTCCTACCAGATCAAGATGATTCGTCGGTTCGTCCAGTAAAATAATGTCTGGCTGATTGATTTGAATTCCCGCCAGAAAAACCTTCGTTTTTTGTCCGCCACTGAGGTTTTCCAATTTTTGATTTAAATCTAAATTTTCGAGTTTCCAATGTTGTAAAGCTTGCTGACAACGTTCTTCGATGTCCCAGTCGTCATTTAGTGTCTCAAAATAAATTTCATTCACTTCCCCATTCGTAATTTTTTGAAGAGCTTCTAGTTTTTTATTGATTTTCAAACATTCTGCGACCGTCAAATCGTTAAAATTCCCGAACATCTGCGGAACATAGAACAAATCACCCTGGATATTGATGTCGCCTTCCAAAGGTTCAATTTCTTTCGCCATGATTTTCAGCAAGGTAGATTTTCCCATGCCGTTGCTTCCGACCAAAGCCGATTTTGAATGTGATGGTATCGTTAAATTGATAGAATTAAATAGCAGATTTCCCGTGGGAAACCCAAAGGATATATGGTGTAAAAAAAACATAATTTCTTTCTGTAATTAAAGTTAAAACTACAATAACTTCGGTCGTTATTGTCTATAAAATCTGAAAGAAACTGTATCCTACATCCTGGTATTTTGGGTTTTGTGAATTGCAAAGATAGTGATTTTTAAGTATTTCAAAACATTCATAAAATTTCCAGCCCATTCTCTAACCTAATTTATTTTTTAAGAAGCTTTTTCCCGCTTTCCACTATATCTTTTGCTTCGCAAAAGGATGCCGTTGCAATCGGGGCTAGGATATTTGTCATTTTTTCAAAATTTGAGATAAATATAGAGTTTGTCATTCCGTAGGAATCTCAACTTAGTATTAGAAATATATTATGGAAAATTGGGGCTTAGATTCCTACGGAATGACAAATAAATGGAAGACTGTAATGTGAAAACATTGAAAATAAACCACCCCGTCAAAAATTTTCTTGAAATTTTCGCCACCCCTCCAAAGGAGGGAAATTTTTACTCTAAGTAGGTCATTGAGAACAAAATAACAAAGCAATCTTATAAAATAATTTTAAGTCTCATTTTAAAGTAGATTCTTCACTCCACTACGTTTCGTTCTGAATGACAAAACGCAAAATACAAAACCCATTAACACAAAAAACTCTAAAACCCTCAAACACAATCCTTCTTAAAGTCATAAAAAACTTTCGTCAAAAATCCTTAACTTTGCAGCCTACTAAAAATTTTATGGAGAGTATTAAAGTTCACGACAAAACTTTCGTTCCTTATTTGGAGGATGCCGAGATTCAGAAGATTGTAAAAGCTACGGCTTTAAAAATTTATGAAGATTATAAGGATGAAGTTCCTGTTTTCATTGGGGTTTTGAACGGAGTCATTATGTTCTTTTCAGACCTTTTGAAGCATTATCCTGGAGAATGTGAGATTGCTTTTATCCAGATGAGTTCTTATGTAGGAACTGAATCTACAGGAATCGTTTACCAGAAAATGGAATTAACAAAGGACGTAAAAGACCGTCACATCATCTTAGTAGAAGATATCGTGGATACCGGAAATACGGTTGAAAGTCTTTTCAAATATTTTAATGAAACACAACGTCCGAAATCTGTAAAAATTGCTTCATTCCTCTTGAAACCCGAAGTATATAAGAAAGATTTCAAGCTGGATTATATCGGAAAAGAAATTCCAAACAAATTTGTTTTAGGCTACGGATTGGATTATGATGAATTAGGAAGAAATTTACCTAACCTGTACCAATTAGAAGACGGACAAATCAACCATTAAAACGCTGTTGGCTATTAGCTACTGGCTTTTAGCTTTAAATATTAAATCGAAATAAAAAGTAAATATTAACTAAACAAAGCTAAAAGCAAGAAGCCATTAGCCAATTGCCGGAAGCATAATCAAAATTATGATAAACATTGTTCTGTTCGGCCCTCCAGGAAGTGGAAAAGGAACTCAAGCACAAAACTTAATCGAGAAATTCAATTTGAAGCAAATCTCAACAGGTGATCTTTTCAGATTCAACATGAAAAATGATACGGAGCTTGGGAAACTGGCAAAGTCTTATATCGATAAAGGAGAATTGGTTCCGGATCAGGTAACAACAGATATGCTGATTGACGAGATCAGAAAGCCTACCGATACAGCAGGATTTATTTTCGACGGATATCCAAGAACGGCTGTTCAGACAGAGGCTTTGGAAAAAATCGTAAAAGAGGAATTAAATGATGAGATCGACATCTGTCTTTCTTTGGTAGTGGAAGATTCAATTTTGGTTGAAAGACTATTGAAAAGAGGAGAAATCAGCGGAAGATCTGATGATAGCAATGTTGATATCATTAAAAACAGAATAAAAGAATACTACGCAAAAACAGCAGAAGTAGCCGAGTTGTACAAACAACAGGGCAAATATGTAGAGATCAACGGTGTTGGAGACATCAACGAAATCTCTGAAAAGCTTTTTGCTGAAGTAGAGAAAGTAAAATAATCGGGATTCGGGGGACGGGATTCGAGTTTCCAATCCCGTAACTCGCAACTCGCAACAAATAATATATGTCTAATTTTGTAGATTACGTAAAGATTCATTGTAAAAGCGGTCATGGAGGTGCAGGTTCTGCGCATCTTCGCCGTGAAAAGTATATTCCTAAAGGTGGTCCTGATGGAGGTGACGGAGGTCGCGGAGGACACGTTATTATGAAAGGAAATGCTAATGAATGGACTTTACTTCCCCTTCGTTATACCCGTCATGTAAAAGCTGAACGTGGTGAAAACGGGGGAAAAAACCAGTTAACAGGAGCTTACGGAGCGGATGTTTATATTGAAGTTCCTATCGGGACTATCGCTAAAAATGAAGATGGCGAAATCATCGGCGAAATTTTAGAGGACGGACAGGAAATCATCCTGATGGAAGGAGGAATGGGAGGTAAAGGAAACGAGCATTTCAAATCTTCTACGAATCAGACTCCAAGATTTGCACAGCCGGGAATGGAAGGTCAGGAAGGTTATGTAATTTTCGAGCTTAAGATTTTGGCGGATGTAGGTCTTGTCGGCTTTCCAAATGCCGGAAAATCTACACTTTTATCGGCTGTTTCTGCTGCAAAACCGAAAATTGCAGATTATGCCTTCACTACTTTAACTCCCAATTTAGGAATCGTGGATTACAGAAATTATAAATCTTTTGTAATGGCCGATATTCCGGGAATTATTGAAGGAGCCGCAGAAGGTAAAGGTTTAGGACACAGATTCTTAAGACATATTGAAAGAAATTCGATCTTATTATTTTTAATTCCGGCAGATTCGGAAGATCACTTCCAGGAGTTTAAAATTCTGGAAAATGAATTAAAGGAATACAATCCTGAATTATTGGATAAAGATTTCATCATCTCTATTTCAAAGTCTGATCTTTTGGATGAAGAACTGAAAAAAGAAATTGCCGCTGAATTCCCTGAAAACAAACAGCCTTTGTTTTTCTCAGGAGTTACGGGAGAAGGTCTTACGGAATTGAAAGATGCAATCTGGAAGCAATTACATGGATAAAATAACTATCTATCAAAATATTATAAAGTACACTTTCGTGTACTTTTTTATTATAAAAGAAATTAAAACTATGAAAAAGAATTTAGCGATTGCTCTGCTATTGTCAGTTTCAGCATTTATGAATGCACAAAACAGCCAGGAAAACACAAATTCAAAACCCATTTCAGCTTCTAAAATAAGCTTTGGGGTAAAAGGAGGATATTCTTTATCATCGATGAAATTTTTCGATGATCCATTAGATTCAAAATCATATTTCTATGCAGGAGTGGTTGCTGAACAACCGATAACTTCTAAATTCAGTGTACAGGCAGAAGCGCTTTACACGCAAATTGGAGGAAAACAGCATTTCCCGGTTGTAAATTTTACAGGTTCCGGAATTGTAGAGGACGGAAGTATAGAGTTTGACTATCAGCTCACTCAAATTCAGATCCCTGTTTCTGCTAAGTATTACTTTATTCCGAATTTATCAGCTTCTGTTGGAATGAACTTTGGCATCAATATGTCTGAAAAAATAAAGACTGATCAGATTGTAAACGGGTCAACCTCCCACAATTACGAAAATGTGAAAA encodes the following:
- a CDS encoding porin family protein — encoded protein: MKKNLAIALLLSVSAFMNAQNSQENTNSKPISASKISFGVKGGYSLSSMKFFDDPLDSKSYFYAGVVAEQPITSKFSVQAEALYTQIGGKQHFPVVNFTGSGIVEDGSIEFDYQLTQIQIPVSAKYYFIPNLSASVGMNFGINMSEKIKTDQIVNGSTSHNYENVKTLNLFPFLGAEYKITESIFVDARYNFNFIQVNKGDFTTKIGFLQAGVGYRFK
- the obgE gene encoding GTPase ObgE, which encodes MSNFVDYVKIHCKSGHGGAGSAHLRREKYIPKGGPDGGDGGRGGHVIMKGNANEWTLLPLRYTRHVKAERGENGGKNQLTGAYGADVYIEVPIGTIAKNEDGEIIGEILEDGQEIILMEGGMGGKGNEHFKSSTNQTPRFAQPGMEGQEGYVIFELKILADVGLVGFPNAGKSTLLSAVSAAKPKIADYAFTTLTPNLGIVDYRNYKSFVMADIPGIIEGAAEGKGLGHRFLRHIERNSILLFLIPADSEDHFQEFKILENELKEYNPELLDKDFIISISKSDLLDEELKKEIAAEFPENKQPLFFSGVTGEGLTELKDAIWKQLHG
- a CDS encoding adenylate kinase encodes the protein MINIVLFGPPGSGKGTQAQNLIEKFNLKQISTGDLFRFNMKNDTELGKLAKSYIDKGELVPDQVTTDMLIDEIRKPTDTAGFIFDGYPRTAVQTEALEKIVKEELNDEIDICLSLVVEDSILVERLLKRGEISGRSDDSNVDIIKNRIKEYYAKTAEVAELYKQQGKYVEINGVGDINEISEKLFAEVEKVK
- a CDS encoding ABC-F family ATP-binding cassette domain-containing protein; its protein translation is MFFLHHISFGFPTGNLLFNSINLTIPSHSKSALVGSNGMGKSTLLKIMAKEIEPLEGDINIQGDLFYVPQMFGNFNDLTVAECLKINKKLEALQKITNGEVNEIYFETLNDDWDIEERCQQALQHWKLENLDLNQKLENLSGGQKTKVFLAGIQINQPDIILLDEPTNHLDLVGRNLLYDFIEKTNSTVVIVSHDRALLNLVDTIFELSNQGISTYGGNYDFYAEQKEIENEALQNDIHSKERALKKAKEKERETLERKQKLDARGKGKQEKSGVARIMMNTLRNNAEKNSSKLQSVHAEKINDISGDLRDLRSSVRNADQMKVNFNDSNLHSGKILISAAEINFKYNQQNLWKENLSLEIRSGERISIKGSNGSGKTTLIKLLLGDLQPSVGKISRSDFQTIYIDQEYSLIDQQATVYDFAQQFNDNALQESEVKTLLSRFLFGKETWGKKCDVLSGGERLRLLLCGLSISNKAPDMMILDEPTNNLDLQNVEILTNSIKDYHGTLVVISHDGVFLEEIGVDRELKLS
- the hpt gene encoding hypoxanthine phosphoribosyltransferase, whose amino-acid sequence is MESIKVHDKTFVPYLEDAEIQKIVKATALKIYEDYKDEVPVFIGVLNGVIMFFSDLLKHYPGECEIAFIQMSSYVGTESTGIVYQKMELTKDVKDRHIILVEDIVDTGNTVESLFKYFNETQRPKSVKIASFLLKPEVYKKDFKLDYIGKEIPNKFVLGYGLDYDELGRNLPNLYQLEDGQINH